The following proteins come from a genomic window of Aequorivita marisscotiae:
- the asnB gene encoding asparagine synthase B — MCGIVCAFDLKRPSEELRPQLLTMAKRLRHRGPDWSGIFSNKKAIMAHERLAIVDPTSGKQPLISEDRKLVLAANGEIYNHLELRKQFVGKYNFQTKSDCEVILALYREKGVSFLDELNGIFGFALYDAENNEYLIARDHMGIIPLYMGWDKDGTFYIASELKALEGFCTKIELFPPGHYLHSSEGQLKQWWTRDWMDFNAVQENETSISDLREALDAAVKRQLMSDVPYGVLLSGGLDSSITSALAKKYADKRIESGDTEGAWYPRLHSFAVGLDGSPDLAAAQKVAEHLGTVHHEINFTVQEGLDAIQDVIYHVETYDITTIRASTPMFLLARAIKAMGIKMVLSGEGADEIFGGYLYFHKAPSAKDFHEENVRKLDKLHMYDCLRANKSLASWGIEGRVPFLDKEFMDVAMRLNPKDKMILAGQKAPQDKQAMEKWVLREAFGDMLPKEVAWRQKEQFSDGVGYSWIDSLKEMVNEKVTDDQIANAHYRFPIQTPTRKEEFYYRTIFEEHFPSDAAALTVPSVPSVACSSQVALDWDESFKNMNDPSGRAVKNVHADAYGNK, encoded by the coding sequence ATGTGTGGAATTGTATGTGCATTCGATTTAAAACGGCCTTCAGAAGAATTAAGGCCGCAATTACTAACCATGGCAAAACGATTAAGACATCGCGGTCCAGACTGGAGTGGAATTTTCAGCAACAAAAAAGCCATTATGGCACACGAACGTCTGGCGATTGTAGATCCCACTTCAGGTAAACAACCGTTAATTTCTGAAGACAGAAAGCTGGTTTTGGCCGCGAACGGTGAAATTTACAATCATTTGGAATTGCGCAAGCAATTTGTTGGAAAATACAACTTCCAGACAAAAAGTGACTGCGAGGTAATTTTAGCGCTCTATAGGGAAAAGGGAGTTTCATTTTTAGATGAGCTCAACGGAATATTTGGATTTGCGTTATATGATGCAGAAAATAATGAATATTTAATAGCTCGAGACCACATGGGAATTATCCCGCTTTATATGGGCTGGGATAAAGATGGAACATTTTATATCGCCAGCGAATTAAAAGCACTGGAAGGCTTTTGTACTAAAATTGAACTTTTCCCTCCCGGTCATTATTTACACAGCAGTGAAGGACAATTAAAACAATGGTGGACCCGCGATTGGATGGACTTTAACGCTGTACAGGAAAATGAAACAAGTATAAGCGATTTGCGAGAAGCATTGGATGCCGCCGTAAAAAGACAGTTAATGAGCGACGTGCCCTATGGAGTTTTGCTTTCCGGAGGTTTAGATTCTTCCATTACTTCTGCGTTGGCTAAAAAGTACGCCGATAAACGTATAGAATCTGGCGACACCGAAGGTGCTTGGTATCCAAGACTGCATTCCTTTGCTGTAGGCTTAGACGGATCACCCGATTTGGCTGCCGCCCAAAAAGTTGCTGAACATTTAGGCACAGTACACCACGAAATAAATTTTACTGTCCAAGAAGGCCTTGATGCAATACAAGATGTTATTTATCACGTTGAAACTTACGACATAACTACCATTCGCGCCTCCACCCCAATGTTCTTATTGGCGCGTGCTATTAAGGCAATGGGTATAAAAATGGTATTATCAGGCGAGGGTGCTGACGAAATCTTTGGTGGATATCTATATTTCCATAAGGCGCCATCGGCTAAAGATTTTCACGAAGAAAACGTACGGAAATTAGACAAACTACATATGTATGACTGCTTACGTGCCAACAAATCTCTAGCTTCTTGGGGTATTGAAGGCCGTGTTCCTTTTCTCGATAAGGAATTTATGGATGTTGCTATGCGGTTAAACCCAAAAGATAAAATGATACTTGCCGGACAAAAGGCTCCACAGGATAAACAGGCAATGGAAAAGTGGGTCCTCCGCGAGGCTTTTGGCGATATGTTGCCGAAAGAGGTAGCGTGGCGGCAGAAAGAGCAATTTAGTGATGGGGTGGGTTACAGTTGGATCGATTCCTTAAAAGAAATGGTCAATGAAAAAGTGACCGATGATCAAATAGCAAATGCCCATTATCGATTCCCGATACAGACTCCTACAAGAAAAGAAGAGTTTTATTACCGAACCATTTTTGAAGAACATTTTCCAAGCGATGCTGCAGCTCTAACAGTACCAAGCGTGCCAAGTGTGGCTTGTAGCAGTCAAGTAGCGTTAGATTGGGATGAGAGTTTTAAGAACATGAATGACCCGAGCGGACGTGCGGTTAAAAATGTGCACGCGGATGCTTATGGAAATAAATAA
- a CDS encoding 1,4-dihydroxy-2-naphthoyl-CoA synthase → MISPNWKTAKEYTDITYKKANGVARIAFNRPDVRNAFRPKTTAELLDAFHDAQEDTSVGVVLLSAEGPSSKDGVYSFCSGGDQKARGHQGYVGDDGYHRLNILDVQRLIRFMPKAVICVVPGWAVGGGHSLHVVCDLTLASKEHAIFKQTDADVTSFDGGYGSAYLAKMVGQKRAREIFFLGRNYSAQEAFEMGMVNAVIPHDELEDTAYEWAQEILAKSPTSIKMLKFAMNLTDDGMVGQQVFAGEATRLAYMTDEAKEGRDAFLEKRKPNFDKKWLP, encoded by the coding sequence ATGATTTCACCCAACTGGAAAACAGCAAAAGAATATACAGATATAACCTATAAAAAAGCAAATGGCGTAGCGCGAATTGCATTTAACAGGCCTGATGTGCGCAATGCGTTTCGGCCAAAAACAACCGCCGAATTACTTGATGCTTTTCACGATGCGCAAGAAGATACATCTGTTGGAGTGGTATTGTTATCTGCGGAAGGTCCATCATCTAAAGATGGGGTGTATAGTTTCTGTAGCGGTGGCGACCAAAAGGCGCGTGGCCACCAAGGATATGTAGGCGATGACGGCTATCACAGGTTAAATATTCTGGATGTACAACGATTAATCCGTTTTATGCCGAAGGCGGTTATTTGTGTAGTTCCGGGATGGGCAGTGGGCGGCGGGCACAGCTTACACGTGGTCTGCGATTTAACCCTAGCAAGTAAGGAACACGCTATCTTTAAACAGACCGATGCCGACGTTACCAGTTTTGACGGTGGTTACGGAAGTGCTTACTTGGCCAAAATGGTAGGGCAGAAGCGAGCCCGTGAAATCTTTTTCCTTGGAAGAAATTATTCTGCACAGGAAGCTTTTGAAATGGGAATGGTTAATGCCGTAATTCCACATGATGAATTAGAAGATACAGCTTATGAATGGGCGCAGGAAATTCTTGCGAAAAGCCCAACTTCCATAAAAATGCTGAAATTTGCCATGAACCTAACCGATGACGGCATGGTTGGGCAACAGGTTTTTGCAGGTGAAGCAACGCGCCTTGCCTATATGACCGATGAGGCCAAAGAGGGGCGCGATGCTTTTCTGGAAAAACGAAAGCCTAATTTTGATAAGAAGTGGTTGCCGTAA
- a CDS encoding CvfB family protein encodes MIKLGEYNTLEILRETEPGLYLGDTEENVVLLPHRYKPEQYEIGDEISVFIYLDNEERPIATTLDPFLQLNTFGYLHCSDVTEYGAFMDWGLEKQLFVPFKEQARPMKKGNWYIVYLYIDEKTNRLVGSSKTNHFLQNENLSVEPFQQIDILVTHLTEKGANVIVNGQHKGLIYIEDIFEDIRTGDKMKAFIKKIRPDNKIDIVLQRPGYKSIEPNANFIREELEAAGGFLPLHDKSDPDTIKNMLGMSKKSFKKAIGTLYKDKQIVIKEDGIELI; translated from the coding sequence ATGATAAAATTGGGTGAATACAATACTTTAGAAATTCTTCGGGAAACAGAACCGGGGCTATATTTAGGCGATACAGAGGAAAACGTGGTGCTTTTACCGCATAGATATAAGCCAGAGCAATACGAAATTGGCGATGAAATTTCGGTATTTATATATTTGGATAATGAAGAGCGGCCAATAGCTACTACACTCGATCCTTTTCTTCAACTAAATACTTTTGGTTATTTGCATTGTAGCGACGTTACCGAATATGGCGCTTTTATGGATTGGGGTCTGGAAAAACAACTTTTTGTACCGTTTAAAGAGCAAGCCCGGCCAATGAAAAAAGGCAATTGGTATATAGTATATTTATATATTGATGAAAAAACAAATCGTTTGGTTGGCAGCAGCAAAACAAACCATTTTCTTCAAAATGAGAACTTATCGGTTGAACCGTTTCAACAAATAGATATTTTAGTAACGCATTTAACCGAAAAAGGTGCAAATGTAATTGTTAACGGCCAACACAAGGGACTTATTTATATTGAAGATATTTTCGAAGATATACGAACTGGCGATAAAATGAAGGCTTTTATTAAAAAAATCCGCCCCGATAATAAAATTGATATCGTCCTACAAAGGCCAGGTTATAAAAGTATCGAACCAAATGCAAACTTTATTCGAGAAGAATTGGAGGCTGCAGGCGGTTTTTTACCGCTTCACGATAAATCTGATCCAGATACCATTAAAAACATGCTGGGAATGAGCAAGAAAAGTTTTAAAAAGGCAATCGGGACGCTTTATAAGGACAAGCAAATTGTAATTAAAGAAGATGGAATTGAGTTAATTTAA
- a CDS encoding alpha-ketoacid dehydrogenase subunit alpha/beta, translated as MQTDPKTNGEISFEDFKETVLNDYKIAVTSRECSLLGRREVLTGKAKFGIFGDGKEVPQLAWAKAFKNGDWRSGYYRDQTFMMAIGKLTIEQFFAGLYAHTDIKADPMSAGRQMGGHFATHSLNEDGSWKNLAQQKNSSADISPTAGQMPRLLGLAQASKIFRNVKGIENKTNFSINGNEVAWGTIGNASTSEGLFWETINAAGVLQVPMVMSVWDDEYGISVHAKHQTTKENISEILKGFQRTEDEKGYEIIRVNGWDYSELIDVYSRASQIARDEHVPVLIHVQQLTQPQGHSTSGSHERYKSKERLAWEVEYDCNAKMREWMIASDIATEETLEAIEKEIKKQVRDGKKAAWEAFVSPQKTEQEEAVLLLGNLAENSANKNFIEKIKNELAAEKEPLRRNILASARKALRYVTGEESTEKKQLQDWIANYFELIQPKYSTHLYSEAKENAKTIAEVAPTYAQDAEDVDGRVVLRDNFDAIFEKHPEVLIFGEDSGTIGDVNQGLEGMQDKYGELRVADAGIREATILGQGIGMAMRGLRPIAEIQYLDYILYCLQIMSDDLVTVRYRTNGTQKAPLIVRTRGHRLEGIWHSGSQMGGLIHLLRGMYVLVPRNMTKAAGFYNTLLETDEPALVIECLNGYRLKEKMPNNLGDFRTPIGVVETIKKGTDITLVSYGSTLRIVEEAAKELLQAGIDAEVIDVQSLLPLDINHDLVKSVAKTNRLLVIDEDVPGGASAYILNQVIEVQGGYKYLDSKPQTLAAKDHRPPYGTDGDYFTKPSVEDVYEKVYEIMHEANPSKFPKLR; from the coding sequence ATGCAGACAGATCCAAAGACAAATGGCGAGATTTCCTTTGAAGATTTCAAAGAAACAGTTCTAAACGACTATAAAATTGCGGTAACAAGTCGCGAGTGTAGTCTTTTAGGGCGCCGCGAGGTACTTACGGGAAAAGCGAAGTTCGGTATTTTTGGCGATGGAAAAGAAGTGCCACAATTAGCCTGGGCCAAAGCTTTTAAAAATGGCGACTGGCGTAGTGGTTACTACCGAGACCAAACTTTTATGATGGCCATTGGCAAACTTACCATCGAGCAATTTTTTGCTGGTTTGTACGCACATACCGATATAAAAGCAGACCCAATGAGCGCCGGAAGACAAATGGGCGGTCACTTTGCTACACATTCACTTAACGAAGATGGTAGTTGGAAAAACCTAGCGCAACAAAAAAACAGTAGCGCAGATATTTCGCCAACGGCAGGGCAAATGCCACGTTTATTAGGGTTGGCACAAGCTTCAAAAATTTTTAGAAACGTAAAAGGCATTGAAAACAAAACCAATTTTTCCATCAACGGAAATGAAGTTGCTTGGGGCACCATTGGAAATGCCAGCACCAGCGAAGGCCTTTTTTGGGAAACGATAAATGCCGCTGGCGTTTTACAAGTACCAATGGTTATGAGCGTTTGGGATGACGAATATGGAATTTCCGTTCACGCAAAACACCAAACTACCAAAGAAAACATCTCTGAAATCTTAAAAGGTTTCCAACGTACCGAAGATGAAAAAGGGTATGAAATTATACGGGTAAATGGTTGGGACTATTCTGAACTTATAGACGTTTACAGTCGCGCCTCACAGATTGCGCGCGACGAACACGTGCCGGTTTTAATTCACGTACAACAACTAACACAGCCCCAAGGCCACAGTACCAGCGGCTCTCACGAACGCTATAAAAGCAAGGAACGCCTAGCATGGGAGGTAGAATACGATTGCAACGCTAAAATGCGCGAATGGATGATTGCAAGTGATATTGCTACGGAAGAAACTTTGGAAGCTATTGAAAAAGAGATAAAAAAACAAGTTCGCGACGGTAAAAAAGCAGCTTGGGAGGCATTTGTATCGCCACAGAAAACCGAGCAGGAAGAAGCCGTTCTCCTTCTTGGTAATTTAGCTGAAAACAGTGCCAATAAAAACTTTATTGAAAAAATAAAAAATGAACTGGCCGCCGAAAAAGAACCATTGCGCAGAAATATTCTCGCATCGGCCAGAAAGGCATTGCGTTACGTAACTGGTGAAGAATCAACAGAAAAGAAACAACTTCAAGATTGGATTGCTAATTATTTTGAACTTATTCAACCTAAATACAGCACACATTTATATTCCGAAGCAAAAGAAAATGCCAAAACTATTGCAGAAGTAGCTCCTACATATGCCCAAGATGCAGAAGATGTTGACGGACGTGTAGTGCTGCGCGACAATTTTGACGCCATTTTTGAAAAACATCCAGAAGTATTAATTTTTGGGGAAGACAGCGGTACAATTGGCGACGTAAACCAAGGTTTGGAAGGAATGCAGGATAAGTATGGAGAACTTCGGGTTGCCGATGCGGGCATTCGAGAAGCAACCATTCTTGGGCAAGGTATTGGAATGGCCATGCGAGGCCTTCGCCCTATTGCTGAAATTCAGTATTTAGATTATATTTTGTACTGTTTACAAATAATGAGCGACGATTTGGTGACGGTTCGCTATAGAACCAATGGCACTCAAAAAGCACCGCTTATTGTGCGTACTCGTGGCCATAGATTGGAAGGAATCTGGCATAGTGGCTCTCAAATGGGTGGTCTAATTCACCTGTTGCGAGGTATGTATGTACTAGTGCCAAGAAATATGACAAAGGCCGCCGGGTTTTATAATACACTTTTAGAAACAGATGAGCCTGCATTGGTAATAGAATGCTTAAACGGCTACCGCTTAAAAGAAAAAATGCCCAACAATTTGGGCGATTTTAGAACACCAATTGGGGTAGTTGAAACAATTAAGAAAGGTACCGATATTACGTTAGTTTCATACGGAAGTACGTTAAGAATAGTTGAGGAAGCTGCCAAGGAGCTATTGCAAGCCGGAATTGATGCCGAAGTAATAGACGTACAATCGCTATTACCGCTAGACATAAATCACGATTTGGTGAAAAGTGTGGCCAAAACCAACAGATTGCTAGTTATAGATGAAGATGTGCCAGGGGGCGCCTCGGCCTATATTCTTAACCAAGTAATTGAAGTACAGGGCGGATATAAATACCTAGATAGCAAACCACAAACACTAGCCGCGAAAGATCACCGTCCACCCTATGGAACCGATGGCGACTATTTTACCAAACCCTCTGTAGAGGATGTTTATGAAAAAGTTTATGAAATTATGCACGAAGCCAATCCTTCAAAGTTTCCAAAACTTCGATAA
- a CDS encoding thioredoxin family protein: MKKSIFYHAGCPVCVSAEVEILELMDPTSIEVVHLGEDKSKIQVAENLGVKSVPALVTPTGNVLHINYGASMADLKN; encoded by the coding sequence ATGAAAAAGTCTATTTTTTACCACGCCGGTTGTCCCGTATGTGTAAGTGCCGAAGTTGAAATTCTAGAACTGATGGATCCTACTTCTATTGAAGTAGTGCATTTAGGTGAAGACAAATCAAAAATACAGGTTGCCGAAAATCTAGGAGTAAAATCTGTTCCAGCTCTGGTTACGCCTACCGGCAATGTATTACACATAAATTATGGTGCCTCCATGGCAGATTTAAAAAATTAA
- the menD gene encoding 2-succinyl-5-enolpyruvyl-6-hydroxy-3-cyclohexene-1-carboxylic-acid synthase, whose translation MIFSNNILSQTLVQLCLDKGVNHIVISPGSRNAPLTIGFGNHSEFKCFSIVDERCAAFFALGMAQQLKKPVAVVCTSGSALLNYYPAVAEAFYSDIPLVILAADRPADRIDIGDGQTIRQQNVFENHILYSANCIEGEEFQIKNETEINIALNTAIELKGPVHINLPFSEPLYNTTETQLIWPQNVLARKPNFSLDESLNPFIKQWNDSKRKMILVGVLDPNSVEQRFVQQLAKDKSVLVLTETTSNLHNAHFISAIDQLITPLTTEDFKKLQPDILLTFGGMVVSKRIKAFLRNYAPKAHWHVDAKKAYDTYFALKHHFKTTINNFFAEFLPNTIEVQSNYQTQWLKIREHRLLRHRIYESEIPYSDFMVFCEIFHLLPQNIQLQLSNSATIRYAQLFNISPSISVFCNRGTSGIDGSTSTAIGAALASKLPTIFITGDLSFFYDSNALWNNYIPQDFKIIVINNGGGGIFRILPGEKNTELFNTYFETKHNLNAKQLSKMYNIKYESVEKKDELKVKLNAFLNKKEGPALLEIFTPATINDNVLLDYFKFIL comes from the coding sequence ATGATATTTTCAAATAATATTCTTTCGCAAACTCTTGTTCAACTATGTTTGGATAAAGGGGTAAACCATATAGTTATTTCTCCCGGTTCTAGAAACGCACCTCTAACTATTGGCTTTGGCAATCATTCTGAATTTAAGTGTTTTAGTATCGTTGATGAGCGATGCGCGGCATTTTTTGCCTTGGGAATGGCGCAACAACTAAAAAAACCGGTAGCCGTTGTTTGTACTTCGGGTTCGGCGTTGCTCAATTATTATCCGGCGGTTGCAGAAGCATTTTATAGTGACATTCCATTGGTGATTCTTGCAGCCGATAGACCTGCGGACCGAATTGATATTGGCGACGGACAGACAATCCGGCAACAAAACGTTTTTGAAAACCATATACTTTACAGCGCAAATTGTATAGAGGGTGAAGAATTCCAAATAAAAAATGAAACCGAAATAAACATAGCGCTCAATACTGCAATTGAGTTAAAAGGCCCAGTGCATATTAACTTACCGTTTTCTGAACCCTTGTACAATACAACCGAAACGCAATTAATCTGGCCACAAAATGTGTTAGCGCGAAAGCCAAATTTTAGTTTAGATGAAAGTTTAAATCCTTTTATTAAACAGTGGAACGATAGCAAAAGAAAAATGATTCTCGTAGGGGTTTTAGATCCAAATAGTGTGGAACAACGCTTTGTTCAGCAACTGGCCAAGGATAAAAGTGTTTTGGTTTTAACTGAAACTACTTCAAATCTGCATAATGCACATTTTATTTCGGCGATTGACCAGCTAATAACACCCTTAACCACTGAGGATTTTAAAAAACTTCAGCCAGATATTTTATTGACTTTTGGTGGGATGGTTGTCTCCAAAAGAATAAAGGCCTTTCTTCGTAACTATGCGCCCAAGGCGCATTGGCACGTTGATGCGAAAAAAGCCTACGATACTTATTTTGCGCTAAAGCATCATTTTAAAACAACTATTAATAATTTCTTTGCAGAATTTCTTCCGAATACAATTGAAGTACAAAGCAATTATCAAACTCAATGGCTAAAAATCAGGGAGCATAGATTGCTACGCCATAGAATATATGAAAGCGAAATTCCATATTCAGATTTTATGGTTTTTTGTGAAATATTTCATCTTCTTCCGCAAAATATCCAGTTGCAATTAAGTAATAGTGCTACGATTAGATATGCACAGCTATTTAATATTTCGCCTTCGATTAGCGTGTTTTGTAATCGCGGCACGAGTGGTATTGACGGAAGTACAAGTACGGCGATAGGAGCGGCATTGGCTTCAAAATTGCCTACAATTTTTATTACTGGCGATCTCAGTTTTTTCTACGATAGCAATGCCCTTTGGAATAATTACATTCCACAAGATTTTAAAATAATTGTAATAAACAATGGAGGTGGTGGTATTTTTAGAATTCTTCCCGGTGAAAAAAACACCGAACTATTTAATACTTATTTTGAAACAAAACATAACTTAAATGCCAAGCAGCTTTCAAAAATGTACAATATAAAGTATGAAAGTGTTGAAAAGAAAGACGAATTAAAGGTAAAACTAAATGCATTTTTAAACAAAAAAGAAGGACCGGCATTGTTAGAAATATTCACACCTGCTACAATAAACGATAATGTACTGTTGGATTACTTTAAATTTATTTTATAA
- a CDS encoding C1 family peptidase, which yields MKHFILFFVLLFTVTLSSQEIYKFTTVTDLETTPVLSQGITGTCWSFSSTSFLESEIIRLTGKNIDLSEMYQVRNTYPLKAENFIMRQGKAQFGEGGLAHDVINSIKKNGLVPEIAFNGLSEGETKYNHAEMVAVLEAMLKTYIDNPGRNLSPKWRAAIEGVLDVYIGKNITNFTFEGKQYTPESFLKMTKIVPTDYINITSFTHAPFYSKFILNIPDNWSNGSFYNVPLNELISTIDNALQNGFTVELDCDVSERAFSSKDGVAVVPENAENTLKALHSIYPEKDITQQYRQQEFENYNTTDDHLMHITGLLHDQNGTKYYKVKNSWGSDESRVANGGYVYFSEAYMRLKTISITVHKDALPKDTAKKLSL from the coding sequence ATGAAACATTTTATTCTATTCTTCGTATTACTCTTCACAGTAACACTCTCATCACAAGAAATTTACAAATTTACAACCGTCACCGATCTTGAAACAACACCCGTATTAAGCCAAGGTATTACCGGAACTTGCTGGAGTTTTAGCAGTACTTCATTTTTGGAGAGTGAAATTATTAGGCTCACCGGAAAAAATATAGATCTTAGCGAAATGTACCAAGTGCGAAACACCTACCCACTAAAGGCTGAAAATTTTATTATGCGCCAAGGAAAAGCACAATTTGGCGAAGGGGGTTTGGCACACGACGTTATTAATTCGATTAAAAAAAATGGTTTGGTACCCGAAATAGCATTTAATGGTCTATCTGAGGGAGAAACCAAATACAACCACGCCGAAATGGTTGCGGTACTCGAAGCAATGTTAAAAACCTATATAGACAATCCCGGTAGAAACTTAAGCCCAAAATGGCGTGCGGCAATTGAAGGTGTTCTGGATGTGTACATCGGCAAAAACATTACCAACTTTACTTTTGAAGGAAAACAGTATACTCCGGAAAGTTTTTTAAAAATGACCAAAATTGTACCAACGGATTATATAAATATTACCAGCTTTACACATGCGCCATTCTATTCTAAATTTATTTTGAATATTCCAGATAATTGGAGCAACGGAAGTTTTTACAATGTTCCGCTAAACGAGCTAATATCTACCATTGATAATGCTTTGCAAAATGGTTTTACTGTTGAATTGGATTGTGATGTAAGTGAACGTGCCTTTTCATCAAAAGATGGTGTAGCCGTTGTGCCAGAAAATGCTGAAAACACTTTAAAAGCGCTACACAGTATTTATCCCGAAAAAGATATTACTCAACAATACCGTCAACAGGAGTTTGAAAATTACAATACTACAGACGATCATTTAATGCATATTACGGGGTTACTTCACGATCAAAACGGCACCAAATATTATAAAGTAAAAAATAGCTGGGGATCTGATGAATCAAGGGTTGCCAACGGAGGTTACGTGTATTTTAGCGAAGCGTACATGCGGTTAAAGACAATTAGCATAACCGTTCATAAAGATGCTCTTCCTAAAGATACGGCTAAAAAGTTAAGTTTGTAA
- a CDS encoding MarR family winged helix-turn-helix transcriptional regulator has product MEKSVFDTSFQQESVSNKIVVGLERISEVFRTLLWAEAKKSGVSPIQIQILIFIAYHESSLCTVSYLAKEFDVTKPTISDAVKSLEKKKLILKDYSKPDSRSYLIVLSAKGKELVSVTENYANPIKKQFDSFDNEQLQTVYEAIVKLIYNLNKSGIISVQRTCFACKFYTKKNGKDYCEYLQQPLAPEAIRVDCPEFEEKRN; this is encoded by the coding sequence ATGGAAAAAAGCGTTTTTGATACCTCCTTTCAGCAAGAAAGTGTGAGCAATAAAATAGTGGTTGGTCTTGAACGGATATCGGAAGTTTTCCGAACCCTACTCTGGGCCGAAGCCAAAAAATCTGGTGTGAGCCCAATACAGATTCAAATACTAATTTTTATTGCCTATCACGAAAGTTCACTTTGTACAGTTAGTTATCTGGCTAAGGAATTTGATGTTACAAAACCTACCATTAGTGATGCCGTAAAATCCTTGGAGAAGAAAAAACTGATTTTAAAAGACTATTCAAAACCCGACAGTAGAAGCTATCTTATCGTACTTTCTGCAAAGGGAAAAGAATTGGTTTCTGTAACCGAAAACTATGCCAATCCCATAAAAAAACAATTTGATAGTTTTGATAACGAGCAGCTTCAAACGGTTTATGAAGCTATTGTAAAACTTATTTACAATCTGAATAAAAGCGGCATTATAAGTGTACAGCGCACCTGTTTCGCTTGTAAATTCTATACTAAAAAAAATGGCAAAGATTATTGCGAATATCTTCAACAACCATTAGCGCCAGAGGCCATACGGGTAGACTGTCCCGAGTTTGAAGAAAAACGGAATTAA
- a CDS encoding DUF2024 family protein → MKIAVWDTYVARPDGLQMHFDILVPAALENENQIYAFGKQYLASKPFKTGSLNSKKCNFCHVENATPEVTTAIHTMGFYILEMENCT, encoded by the coding sequence ATGAAAATAGCAGTTTGGGACACTTATGTAGCAAGACCGGACGGATTGCAAATGCATTTTGATATTTTGGTACCTGCAGCACTAGAAAATGAAAACCAAATTTACGCTTTTGGAAAACAGTATTTAGCCAGCAAACCTTTTAAAACTGGAAGTTTAAATTCCAAAAAATGTAATTTCTGTCACGTAGAAAATGCTACTCCCGAAGTAACAACAGCAATCCACACCATGGGTTTTTATATTTTAGAAATGGAAAACTGTACTTAA